One genomic segment of Carassius carassius chromosome 21, fCarCar2.1, whole genome shotgun sequence includes these proteins:
- the LOC132097076 gene encoding uncharacterized protein LOC132097076 gives MSSLEYMKKDCVASGTLSSASLKDTLTKINSRRHKARKKISPQNKEEPQAECDVCRLSLLSCGSRSRTVRRILVACVISFLALLSAVTMDFNSSLAQWQATEASLKELTSCRTNITLRLVMELQTLRNLSSTRENTVHNVKQERFPSSWSMVMLTINRCCASTDMDSLGQPCDVELLEFCEHLQSNLEEFLNATWRGESMDANETTVFTLAIEKILNTWGIRDVDIGFLKHNTDWTDVLALKLLLTVQELNYRWITGEKKGDEIWHATALMSVIKDMSENLYNCWMENTDLELNGSNIKYLIFSTATTSSGSTELMLALENTLRCFHTRAGWALKLKSRDISSSISLKICLLAIACLIYPIVLLSFKQMTEWIQDYAQSLREKTEDLKRERHLAEDLLHQMLPKSVAKQLRQQKHVEAESYEKVTIFFSDIVGFTAISASCTPLQVVEMLNNLYMCFDTRIDSYDVYKVETIGDAYMVVSGLPERNGDRHADEIAKMSLDLVAAVRQVPIPHMPNKRLQLRAGIHTGPCVAGIVGYKMPRYCLFGDTVNTASRMESTSLPQKIHASSATYLALMKDNAYELQLRGEIEVKGKGKMDTYWLIGHKNYSVQNDSLVCHWNPNISRKKKAPVGSNVSMENVENCTSSFGTLGSMVGALQGEQETEERPHDQHNDKTSLLPGAVSHS, from the exons ATGTCATCGCTGGAGTACATGAAAAAGGATTGTGTCGCGTCTGGGACCCTGTCATCGGCCTCTCTGAAAGACACTTTAACTAAAATCAACAGCCGGAGACATAAAGCTCGAAAGAAGATCTCACCCCAAAACAAAGAGGAGCCACAAGCAGAATGTGACGTTTGCAG GCTGTCTTTACTCAGTTGTGGCAGTCGCAGCCGTACTGTCCGCAGAATCCTGGTCGCTTGTGTCATCTCTTTCCTGGCTCTTCTCTCTGCTGTGACCATGGACTTCAACTCATCTTTGGCTCAATGGCAAGCCACTGAAGCTTCACTTAAAGAGCTTACATCATGTAGGACAAATATTACACTCAGGCTCGTGATGGAGCTCCAAACATTAAGAAACCTCAGTTCAACAAGGGAGAATACAGTTCATAATGTCAAGCAAGAAAGGTTTCCCAGCTCTTGGTCCATGGTAATGCTCACCATTAACCGTTGTTGTGCTAGTACTGATATGGACAGTTTGGGTCAGCCCTGTGATGTTGAGTTACTTGAGTTTTGTGAGCATCTTCAATCCAACCTTGAAGAGTTTCTCAATGCTACATGGAGAGGTGAGTCAATGGATGCTAATGAAACCACAGTTTTTACTCTAGCAATTGAGAAGATATTAAACACATGGGGCATCAGAGATGTTGATATTGGTTTCCTCAAACACAACACAGACTGGACAGATGTCCTTGCTCTGAAACTGCTTTTAACTGTCCAGGAGTTGAACTATCGCTGGATAACAGGTGAAAAGAAAGGAGATGAAATATGGCATGCAACAGCACTCATGTCAGTCATAAAAGACATGTCTGAAAACCTCTATAACTGTTGGATGGAAAATACTGATTTAGAGCTAAACGGgagtaatataaaatatttaatcttcTCTACTGCCACAACTTCCAGTGGATCCACAGAGTTGATGCTGGCCTTGGAGAACACGCTGAGATGTTTTCACACCAGAGCTGGATGGGCTCTGAAACTGAAATCCAGAGACATCTCGTCCAGCATCAGTCTGAAGATCTGCCTGCTCGCCATCGCCTGTCTCATTTACCCCATAGTGCTGCTCTCCTTCAAACAAATGACAGAATGGATCCAGGACTATGCTCAGAGCCTCAGGGAGAAGACAGAAGACCTGAAGAGAGAACGACATCTTGCAGAAGATCTCCTTCATCAGATGCTGCCCAAATCTGTGGCCAAGCAGTTACGCCAACAGAAACACGTAGAGGCTGAGAGTTATGAGAAG GTTACTATTTTTTTCTCAGACATTGTGGGTTTTACTGCAATATCAGCCTCTTGCACTCCACTACAAGTTGTTGAGATGCTAAATAACCTCTACATGTGCTTCGACACACGCATCGACTCCTATGATGTCTACAAG GTGGAGACTATAGGAGATGCATACATGGTGGTCAGTGGACTGCCAGAGAGAAACGGAGACAGACATGCAGATGAGATCGCTAAAATGTCTCTGGATCTGGTGGCTGCGGTCAGACAGGTGCCAATACCTCACATGCCTAACAAACGCCTCCAGCTCCGAGCCGGAATACACACag GTCCTTGTGTCGCTGGCATTGTTGGGTACAAGATGCCGCGGTACTGTTTGTTTGGAGACACAGTTAATACTGCCTCTCGGATGGAGTCCACTAGCCTGC CACAGAAGATTCATGCAAGCTCTGCTACATACCTGGCACTCATGAAGGACAATGCATATGAACTGCAGTTACGCGGTGAGATTGAAGTAAAG GGAAAAGGAAAAATGGACACTTACTGGTTGATTGGTCACAAAAACTACAGTGTTCAGAATGACAGTTTGGTTTGTCACTGGAACCCCAATATCTCAAGAAAGAAAAAGGCCCCTGTAGGGAGCAACGTGTCCATGGAGAAT